One Cryptomeria japonica chromosome 9, Sugi_1.0, whole genome shotgun sequence genomic window carries:
- the LOC131858217 gene encoding pathogenesis-related protein 1-like: MVAGSFSIEIESPVEAKRLWKATVDTHNLLPKQAPGLISGITLVQGDGGVGTIRHVNFTPANKDFSYMKEKVDLVDEANLVYGYSLVEGGMLGEKVASVSHKIKYTPKPGGNGGCITTFTCNYDSLPGVPQDEAKIEEIKANNTGLFKQVEEYLIANPTLYC, translated from the exons atggTGGCAGGAAGTTTCAGCATTGAAATAGAGTCTCCAGTGGAGGCAAAAAGGCTGTGGAAAGCAACTGTGGACACCCACAACTTATTGCCAAAGCAAGCACCAGGCCTCATATCGGGCATCACACTTGTTCAAGGTGATGGAGGAGTTGGTACCATTCGACACGTTAATTTCACTCCTG CCAACAAAGATTTTAGCTATATGAAAGAGAAAGTGGACTTAGTTGACGAGGCCAACCTGGTTTATGGTTACAGCCTTGTGGAAGGAGGAATGTTGGGGGAAAAGGTAGCGTCAGTAAGCCACAAGATTAAATACACCCCTAAACCAGGGGGTAATGGTGGATGCATTACCACATTTACCTGCAACTACGATAGCCTACCTGGTGTTCCCCAGGATGAAGCCAAAATTGAGGAGATCAAGGCCAACAACACTGGTTTGTTCAAGCAGGTGGAGGAATATCTTATCGCCAATCCCACTTTATACTGCTAA